One window of Acidobacteriota bacterium genomic DNA carries:
- a CDS encoding thioredoxin fold domain-containing protein — protein MRTALILALLGVLMTGCGSDEPGSAELVWTDLAEMQAEFPQAPRPLFLYISQDNCPWCEQMESLILPRPEIVAYLNEHYIPVNINLDRDLPVTINDRQYTRRQLFDLLKIEGIPAYYFFDSTGQILGMMDSAMPLTTFKRLLIYVENRHFMRTPWVDFLKLPEADVDTAWGVF, from the coding sequence ATGAGAACGGCACTGATCCTGGCGCTGCTCGGGGTGCTGATGACCGGCTGCGGCTCAGATGAGCCGGGGTCGGCAGAACTCGTGTGGACGGACCTTGCTGAGATGCAGGCCGAGTTTCCCCAGGCACCGCGCCCGCTTTTTCTTTATATCAGCCAGGACAACTGTCCCTGGTGCGAGCAGATGGAGAGTCTGATCCTGCCTCGGCCTGAGATTGTGGCCTATCTGAACGAGCACTACATCCCGGTTAACATCAACCTCGACCGGGATTTGCCGGTTACGATCAATGACCGGCAGTATACCAGGCGCCAGTTGTTCGACCTGCTGAAGATAGAGGGTATTCCGGCGTACTACTTCTTTGACTCCACGGGACAGATTCTCGGCATGATGGATTCCGCCATGCCCCTGACGACGTTCAAGCGGCTGCTCATTTACGTCGAGAACCGCCACTTCATGAGGACACCGTGGGTCGATTTCCTGAAGCTTCCGGAGGCCGACGTCGACACGGCCTGGGGTGTGTTCTAA
- a CDS encoding NfeD family protein: MSTMFWIWITAALVFLIVELVTPTLIFVSFVAGALCAGIYAEIFPGSYYVQVAIFLVISLALLPLTRRLASKITKPSPQASNVDRMIGGTAIVTKTVEPDGGGLVRYEGEIWAAEAEVRIEERSRVRIVSVAGTRVRVEKQEQLNEERTE; encoded by the coding sequence ATGTCGACGATGTTCTGGATCTGGATAACGGCGGCGCTGGTGTTCCTGATAGTCGAGCTTGTCACACCGACCCTGATATTTGTCAGTTTTGTCGCGGGGGCGCTGTGCGCGGGTATATACGCCGAGATCTTTCCGGGCTCGTATTACGTGCAGGTGGCCATCTTTCTCGTGATATCGCTGGCCCTGCTGCCGTTGACGCGACGGCTGGCCTCCAAGATCACCAAGCCTTCACCTCAGGCGTCCAACGTCGACCGCATGATCGGCGGGACGGCCATCGTGACCAAGACCGTGGAGCCCGATGGGGGCGGCCTGGTGAGATATGAAGGCGAAATCTGGGCGGCCGAAGCCGAGGTTCGCATCGAGGAGCGATCCAGGGTGCGAATTGTGTCGGTGGCCGGCACCCGAGTGCGTGTGGAAAAACAGGAACAGTTAAATGAAGAAAGGACAGAATAA
- a CDS encoding class I SAM-dependent methyltransferase, with protein MNAYDRFASVYDRIGADRFSRDMVAYTFRIARRFGVRAQTGLDLCCGTGTAMELLADRGLSVAGLDRSSAMLSQARRKLMGKGVKLYRQSLPRFRIPDGTGGGRVRKFDLVTCFYDSLNYLKNERELKAAFRSVYRHLAPGGWFVFDMNTPVGLKLIWDSQIWGGVRNDVAWIWRNAYHARTQSAECATTFFVKAGRNWRRFDELHLERAYSNRVVRRLLRETGLTVIAYYRCFTFDKPSRETCRICAVARRNR; from the coding sequence GTGAATGCATACGACCGGTTTGCGTCCGTATACGACCGAATTGGAGCTGACCGGTTCTCCCGAGACATGGTCGCGTATACGTTCAGAATCGCACGACGTTTCGGAGTCCGCGCACAAACCGGGCTGGACCTCTGCTGCGGCACCGGCACCGCCATGGAACTGCTCGCCGATCGCGGCCTGAGCGTGGCCGGCCTGGATCGAAGCTCCGCTATGCTGAGCCAGGCGCGCCGAAAACTCATGGGCAAAGGCGTGAAGCTCTACCGGCAATCACTGCCCCGTTTCAGGATTCCGGACGGCACCGGCGGTGGCCGCGTGCGAAAGTTCGACCTGGTTACCTGTTTTTACGATTCCCTGAATTACCTGAAAAACGAGCGGGAACTCAAAGCCGCCTTTCGGTCGGTGTACCGTCACCTGGCGCCCGGAGGCTGGTTCGTTTTCGATATGAACACGCCTGTCGGGCTCAAACTGATCTGGGATTCGCAGATCTGGGGCGGTGTCAGGAACGACGTGGCCTGGATATGGAGAAACGCGTATCACGCTCGGACCCAATCGGCCGAATGCGCGACTACGTTTTTTGTGAAAGCCGGCCGCAACTGGCGTCGGTTCGACGAACTGCACCTGGAGAGGGCCTACAGCAATCGCGTTGTTAGGCGGCTGCTTCGCGAGACGGGACTCACCGTCATAGCGTACTACCGCTGCTTTACCTTTGACAAACCGTCCCGGGAAACCTGCCGGATCTGCGCGGTGGCCCGGCGCAACCGTTAG
- a CDS encoding DUF302 domain-containing protein: MNEQIAYALESDKPFDTVVQNIESNVPKHQFRVLAVHNVQETLAEKGFEHGPLVIIEVCNASFAHRALSRQPDVALFMPCRYAVYGDGPKTVVKLNRPGMIAQMMPDAGLDDLAAEVEETLKTIMRESV; encoded by the coding sequence ATGAACGAACAAATTGCGTACGCACTGGAGTCCGACAAGCCGTTTGACACCGTTGTGCAGAACATTGAATCGAACGTGCCGAAACACCAGTTCCGGGTGCTGGCGGTGCACAATGTCCAGGAGACGCTGGCCGAGAAGGGGTTCGAACACGGGCCGCTTGTGATCATCGAAGTATGTAACGCCTCTTTCGCCCACCGGGCGCTGAGCAGGCAGCCGGACGTGGCGCTGTTCATGCCGTGCCGGTACGCGGTGTATGGTGACGGGCCGAAAACGGTGGTGAAGCTGAACCGCCCCGGTATGATTGCGCAGATGATGCCCGACGCCGGCCTGGACGACCTGGCCGCGGAAGTGGAGGAAACGTTGAAGACTATCATGAGGGAGTCGGTCTGA
- the amrB gene encoding AmmeMemoRadiSam system protein B translates to MTEINRSEIRKPAVAGAFYPGSALELTKSIAAMFAEVGKVPLEGRPMALIVPHAGYPYSGKVAAKAYKLLEGEEFDTVVIVSPSHTVFFKGSSVFGGGGYQTPLGVMETDLALAEKIASINPSSVYFSNMGHATGITRGEHALEVQLPFLQIVLPKTRLVAIVMGDQETDSIRALGETLGAALQGTNTLMVASTDLSHFHSQETAKRLDYTVQKVIEQFDADALTRTLHSGKGEACGGGPVAAVMHAARKLGGSRVQFLDYNTSGATTGDYDEVVGYLAAAVVAGEKARTVTRVIGSTAARPPEKRVLSDEDKATLLKIAREAIEARLQGQPYRPEPHPNLEEKNGAFVTLKIGGELRGCIGQIRARDPLYLTVTDMAVAAAFEDPRFPPLAATELDSLEYEISILSPLEKVRDVNDIKIGRDGLMIKLDLHSGLLLPQVATEHGWSVTELLEQTCLKAGLPKNSYRDKFAELYKFSAEIIP, encoded by the coding sequence ATGACGGAGATTAATCGGAGCGAGATCAGGAAGCCGGCCGTAGCCGGAGCGTTCTATCCCGGTAGCGCGCTGGAACTCACCAAATCGATTGCAGCCATGTTTGCCGAGGTGGGCAAGGTGCCGCTGGAGGGACGTCCCATGGCGCTGATCGTACCCCACGCCGGATACCCGTACTCGGGCAAGGTGGCGGCCAAGGCTTACAAGCTGCTCGAGGGAGAAGAGTTCGATACGGTGGTGATAGTATCGCCGTCGCATACAGTTTTCTTCAAGGGTTCGTCGGTCTTCGGCGGCGGCGGCTACCAGACGCCGCTGGGCGTGATGGAAACGGACCTTGCCCTGGCCGAGAAGATCGCGTCCATCAATCCTTCGTCGGTTTACTTCTCTAACATGGGGCATGCCACCGGAATTACGCGGGGCGAACATGCTCTCGAGGTGCAGTTGCCGTTCCTGCAGATTGTTCTGCCGAAGACCCGGCTGGTTGCAATAGTGATGGGCGATCAGGAGACGGACTCCATCAGGGCGCTCGGGGAGACGCTCGGCGCGGCGTTGCAGGGAACCAACACGCTCATGGTGGCTTCGACCGACCTGTCTCACTTTCACTCGCAGGAGACGGCCAAGCGGCTGGATTACACCGTGCAGAAGGTGATCGAGCAGTTTGACGCGGACGCCCTGACGCGCACCCTGCACTCAGGAAAAGGAGAGGCTTGCGGGGGCGGTCCGGTCGCAGCGGTGATGCATGCTGCCCGGAAGCTGGGCGGCAGCCGCGTGCAATTCCTCGACTACAACACTTCAGGTGCCACTACGGGCGACTATGACGAGGTGGTCGGGTACCTTGCGGCGGCCGTTGTCGCCGGAGAGAAGGCCCGGACGGTTACGCGGGTCATTGGAAGCACCGCCGCCAGGCCGCCGGAAAAGCGGGTTCTGTCCGATGAAGACAAGGCGACTCTGCTGAAGATTGCCCGTGAGGCAATAGAAGCTCGGCTGCAGGGACAGCCGTACCGCCCGGAGCCCCACCCCAATCTCGAGGAGAAGAACGGGGCCTTCGTCACGCTGAAAATAGGAGGCGAACTCAGGGGCTGCATCGGACAGATACGCGCCCGCGACCCGCTCTATCTGACGGTTACCGACATGGCCGTCGCCGCGGCGTTCGAGGATCCGCGGTTTCCCCCGCTGGCCGCCACCGAGTTGGACAGCCTGGAGTATGAGATCTCGATTCTTTCTCCGCTGGAGAAGGTGCGGGACGTCAACGACATCAAGATCGGCCGGGACGGCCTGATGATAAAGCTCGACCTTCATTCCGGCCTGCTGCTGCCGCAGGTGGCCACAGAGCATGGTTGGTCCGTGACTGAGCTTCTTGAACAGACCTGCCTGAAGGCGGGCCTGCCCAAGAACAGTTACAGGGACAAGTTTGCCGAACTCTACAAGTTCAGCGCCGAGATTATCCCCTGA
- a CDS encoding capsule assembly Wzi family protein, protein MTASLMKKILPALLLFALGAQLSLAGVLPTGTSEYEFVYDRLERIDALTLDKYHYQLGPYRLDHQSFAFGPFQRLGEIEPARLELFTFAGEKFRAARRHHPQSFESLRGGIAGRPVRGVFVFGSFVLDEALARDEDYSGVKWRGLAGDVRQAFAHVRTGKLEMMVGRFASFWGIRNSLIFSRERWLDGLAYTFSWGRLALSYRLARLDGLSPDEDGVEQFENRYFAAHRLDIHLSRRLSVGLFETVLFGGPGRQIDLFYLNPLIFFHGSQLNDGANDNTTVGVDFRLKPGHGLKLYGQLLIDDLQVDSDTPSDKEPAEYGLVVGAYAADITRGLDVKMEYTRVTNWTFNQLLERNRYLVGRRLIGSALGNDYDLASVAVMRWFGAGTAAVVRLSYHRQGEGGVEDEWTEPWTLAEGDYSEPFPTGVVQSTTSTSLGIKSFLLDLAFVDLEIGVDWTKNVQHLQGALRTIPFVNVTISSFLFTSLNLE, encoded by the coding sequence ATGACCGCGTCCCTCATGAAGAAGATTCTGCCGGCCCTCCTGCTGTTCGCCCTCGGTGCTCAACTGTCCCTCGCCGGCGTGCTGCCGACCGGTACCTCGGAATACGAGTTTGTATATGATCGGCTGGAGCGAATCGACGCCCTGACACTGGACAAGTACCACTACCAGCTCGGTCCCTACCGCCTGGACCATCAGAGTTTCGCCTTCGGGCCGTTCCAGCGGCTGGGCGAGATTGAGCCGGCGCGACTGGAGTTGTTCACGTTTGCCGGTGAGAAATTCCGGGCCGCAAGGCGGCATCACCCCCAGAGTTTCGAGAGCCTCCGAGGCGGTATTGCCGGCCGTCCGGTACGCGGGGTTTTCGTGTTCGGGTCATTCGTTCTGGACGAGGCTCTGGCCAGGGACGAGGATTACAGCGGAGTGAAATGGCGCGGTCTGGCCGGCGACGTCAGGCAGGCGTTCGCCCACGTCAGGACCGGCAAACTTGAGATGATGGTGGGGCGGTTTGCCTCCTTCTGGGGGATCCGAAATTCGCTCATATTCTCGCGAGAGCGATGGCTTGACGGTTTGGCCTACACGTTTAGCTGGGGCAGACTGGCCCTGTCGTACCGGCTGGCCCGGCTGGACGGTCTGAGCCCTGACGAGGACGGTGTCGAGCAGTTCGAAAACAGGTACTTTGCGGCTCACCGTCTCGATATACACCTGAGTCGTCGGCTGTCCGTGGGGCTGTTCGAGACGGTTCTGTTCGGTGGTCCGGGGCGCCAGATCGATCTGTTTTACCTCAATCCGCTGATCTTCTTTCATGGTTCTCAGCTAAACGACGGGGCCAACGACAACACGACCGTCGGCGTCGATTTCCGGCTAAAACCCGGGCACGGCCTGAAGCTGTACGGTCAGCTTCTGATCGACGATCTGCAGGTTGACAGCGACACGCCCTCGGATAAAGAGCCGGCCGAGTACGGTCTCGTGGTGGGCGCGTATGCCGCCGATATTACTCGCGGGCTTGACGTTAAGATGGAATACACGCGGGTGACGAACTGGACGTTCAACCAACTGCTGGAGCGTAACCGGTATCTCGTGGGCCGCCGGCTCATCGGCTCGGCCCTGGGCAATGACTACGACCTGGCTTCCGTCGCGGTCATGCGATGGTTCGGCGCGGGAACCGCCGCCGTTGTGCGCCTCTCGTACCACCGTCAAGGGGAGGGCGGCGTGGAGGATGAGTGGACTGAGCCGTGGACGCTGGCCGAGGGGGATTACAGCGAACCCTTTCCGACCGGGGTGGTGCAAAGTACCACTTCGACCTCGCTGGGAATCAAGAGCTTTCTGCTCGACCTCGCCTTCGTTGACCTGGAGATCGGTGTAGACTGGACGAAGAACGTTCAGCACCTCCAGGGCGCCCTGCGCACGATACCGTTCGTGAACGTCACGATCTCCTCCTTCCTGTTTACGTCGCTGAATCTCGAGTAG
- a CDS encoding aminotransferase class V-fold PLP-dependent enzyme: protein MNVTEEPFAAARRLFPHTDRIVYFNSASYGPFCTPVKKAIEDNVELRVRAEQDDTHDAFTVQDELRSAYAGMIGAEARQIGIGLNTSFGLNIAAFGLPLNAGDEVLVSDIEFPAVVYTWKAAAEARGLVLRFVKSRERVFDMAEFERAVTSRTRVLSLSWVQFFNGFKNNLAAISSLCKERGIYLVVDGIQGMGVEPIDVGQLGLDVFTSGCQKWLLSPQGCGFFYLSDEVRDRITPPFMSWLGVDWKMDFSNLFHYDRPYFDSARRLELGYYAVLNILGMRAAARLFEDLGIRNIQQHNYALIDRLADYIRGNPYYTITSSMAAQHRSSIFTFTCPDVERLHKDILRRGIVLVNREGSIRVSVHLFNDESDVDKLIGVLDDVSRR from the coding sequence ATGAACGTGACAGAAGAGCCGTTCGCCGCCGCCAGGCGACTGTTTCCACATACTGACCGGATTGTCTATTTCAACTCCGCCTCCTACGGCCCGTTCTGCACGCCCGTGAAGAAGGCCATCGAGGATAACGTCGAACTGCGCGTCCGGGCGGAACAGGACGATACGCACGATGCCTTTACGGTTCAGGATGAGCTGCGGTCGGCGTACGCCGGAATGATCGGCGCGGAGGCACGGCAGATCGGCATCGGTCTGAACACCTCGTTCGGGCTGAACATCGCGGCGTTCGGGCTTCCGCTCAATGCGGGGGACGAGGTACTGGTGTCGGATATTGAGTTTCCGGCCGTGGTGTACACGTGGAAGGCGGCGGCCGAGGCCAGGGGGCTTGTACTCAGGTTCGTGAAATCGCGCGAGCGCGTCTTTGACATGGCCGAGTTTGAACGCGCCGTTACTTCGCGCACGCGCGTGCTGTCGCTCTCGTGGGTGCAGTTCTTCAACGGGTTCAAGAACAACCTGGCCGCGATTTCGTCCCTCTGCAAAGAGCGCGGGATCTACCTCGTGGTCGACGGTATCCAGGGGATGGGCGTAGAGCCGATCGACGTCGGACAGCTCGGCCTTGACGTTTTCACCTCCGGGTGCCAGAAGTGGCTGCTGTCACCGCAGGGGTGTGGTTTTTTCTACCTTTCCGATGAAGTGCGCGACCGCATCACGCCGCCGTTTATGAGCTGGCTCGGCGTTGACTGGAAGATGGATTTCAGCAACCTGTTCCACTACGACCGGCCGTACTTCGACTCCGCCCGGCGGTTGGAACTGGGCTACTACGCCGTGCTGAACATTCTTGGCATGCGGGCGGCCGCGAGGCTGTTTGAAGACCTCGGTATCCGTAACATCCAGCAGCACAACTACGCCCTTATCGATCGACTGGCCGACTATATTCGAGGGAATCCGTACTACACGATTACGTCGTCAATGGCCGCTCAGCACCGCTCGTCGATCTTCACCTTCACCTGCCCGGACGTCGAACGGCTGCACAAGGATATCCTCAGGCGCGGGATCGTCCTGGTCAACCGTGAGGGGTCGATCCGGGTTTCCGTCCACCTGTTCAACGACGAGAGTGACGTCGATAAACTGATCGGCGTTCTGGATGACGTTTCGCGCCGTTAG
- a CDS encoding sugar transferase, with protein MVAVNGRHMVSGVRQQPSGPVREPVRPEIRQAGTGAAANTDHTVAGARGNAGGRTRPSIGPRWDHISRPIARSLRRLLLVSSGQAGAAVSSLVALWATVAVNRYSGWWIFEAVAGLVLIRLIYQLTRGPVPALTRHRIRKRSRWVLVDEMHVSVAFVAACFLMAWPVDYLGVTTFVMINLVLQLVALRYSRRVLRMLAARVYTADDTCFARRAVILGTGVHAQRVADMVLASPDLDTKLSGFLDYGRRGLWRYRDIPLIGHPDRLEEIITNGQVDAVFVAVEPEDIPRSRDLFNTAERMGVNVFVMPNVYYPTVARIRPLYVNGMPALIYQSAPESRTALFVKNALDKAAAAVGLVIVSPVMILAALLIKVESPGPVIFKQVRSGLNGRLFNLYKFRTMCADAEKKKDALAHRNEMSGPVFKIRKDPRVTTIGRLLRKFSVDELPQFFNVLTGDMSLVGPRPPLPSEVRRYQPWQHRKLSIKPGVTCLWQVNGRNRIDFDDWMRMDLEYIDTWSLWLDLKILLKTVPAVLKGTGV; from the coding sequence GTGGTAGCTGTGAACGGCCGCCACATGGTCAGCGGTGTGCGCCAGCAGCCGTCCGGCCCGGTTCGTGAGCCGGTGCGCCCTGAGATAAGGCAGGCGGGCACGGGTGCTGCGGCAAACACCGATCACACGGTCGCTGGTGCCCGGGGAAATGCGGGCGGCAGGACCCGGCCTTCCATTGGTCCGCGCTGGGACCATATTTCACGACCTATTGCCAGATCGCTCAGAAGGCTCCTCCTGGTCAGTTCGGGCCAGGCCGGCGCGGCGGTGTCGTCGCTCGTTGCGCTCTGGGCGACGGTGGCCGTCAACCGTTATTCGGGATGGTGGATTTTTGAGGCCGTCGCCGGGCTGGTGCTGATCAGGCTCATTTACCAGCTTACCCGCGGGCCGGTTCCCGCCCTGACCCGGCACCGCATAAGGAAACGTTCCCGGTGGGTTCTCGTCGATGAGATGCACGTCAGCGTGGCCTTCGTCGCTGCATGCTTTCTGATGGCGTGGCCGGTTGATTACCTGGGTGTCACCACCTTCGTGATGATCAACCTGGTTTTGCAGCTCGTGGCGCTGCGCTACTCGCGGCGAGTGCTGCGAATGCTTGCGGCGAGAGTATATACCGCCGATGATACGTGCTTTGCCAGGCGTGCGGTGATTCTCGGGACCGGCGTACACGCCCAGCGAGTTGCCGATATGGTGCTGGCCTCTCCCGACCTGGACACCAAGCTGAGCGGGTTTCTCGACTACGGCCGCCGGGGTCTGTGGCGATATCGCGATATACCGCTGATCGGTCACCCGGACCGGCTGGAAGAGATCATTACAAACGGCCAGGTCGACGCCGTGTTCGTGGCGGTCGAGCCGGAGGATATCCCGCGCTCGCGGGACCTTTTCAACACGGCCGAACGCATGGGCGTCAACGTCTTTGTCATGCCCAACGTGTACTACCCGACGGTAGCCCGGATACGTCCTCTGTATGTAAACGGCATGCCGGCCCTGATCTACCAGTCGGCGCCGGAGAGCCGCACGGCTCTGTTTGTTAAGAACGCGCTGGACAAGGCTGCTGCCGCGGTGGGGCTGGTCATCGTGTCGCCCGTCATGATCCTGGCGGCCCTGCTGATCAAGGTGGAAAGCCCCGGACCGGTGATTTTCAAACAGGTGCGCTCGGGGCTCAACGGGAGGTTGTTCAACCTGTACAAGTTCCGGACGATGTGTGCGGACGCCGAGAAAAAGAAAGACGCGCTGGCTCACCGCAACGAAATGTCCGGGCCGGTCTTCAAGATACGCAAAGACCCCCGTGTGACGACTATCGGGCGCCTGCTGCGCAAGTTCTCCGTTGACGAGTTGCCACAGTTCTTCAACGTGCTCACCGGGGACATGTCCCTTGTCGGCCCGCGGCCGCCTCTTCCCTCGGAAGTGAGGCGATACCAGCCGTGGCAGCACCGTAAGCTTTCGATCAAACCGGGCGTGACCTGTCTCTGGCAGGTCAACGGCCGAAACCGGATCGACTTCGATGACTGGATGCGTATGGATCTCGAGTATATCGACACCTGGTCGCTCTGGCTGGACCTCAAGATCCTGCTCAAGACGGTACCGGCGGTCCTTAAAGGAACAGGCGTGTAG
- a CDS encoding SDR family NAD(P)-dependent oxidoreductase: MPEGKPSVLITGANGFIGSALCRRFLSSGYDVVAGVRESADLTFLKDLPVRYRYGDVTDAAGLPEMVGSVDYVVHNAGIVKARNPAAFFDVNARGTARLFDAIAAHNAEVKKVVYMSSQAVGGPSSAGRPVAESDPPNPVTAYGRSKAEGEKAALSYRDRLHVVSIRPPAVYGPGDTEMFALFKAVYWHLKPYIGDLDRRIQLVHVYDLSRGVVQAVSSRTQSGAVYHIAENRSYTLRELTAVLERASGRRALPLRLPSGVFRLAAAVSEFVFKLVGATPMVTRDKTRELLASWQVSTERARVDLDFESAIPLEQGAGETYGWYLKHGWL, encoded by the coding sequence ATGCCCGAGGGGAAACCAAGCGTCCTGATCACCGGTGCCAACGGATTCATCGGTTCGGCCCTCTGCCGGAGGTTCCTCTCGTCGGGGTATGACGTTGTGGCCGGCGTGAGAGAGTCCGCCGACCTGACCTTCCTCAAAGATCTGCCCGTGCGCTACCGTTACGGCGATGTCACCGACGCGGCCGGGCTTCCCGAAATGGTCGGCAGTGTCGATTACGTGGTCCACAACGCCGGAATCGTGAAAGCCCGCAACCCGGCGGCGTTCTTTGACGTCAACGCACGCGGGACGGCCAGGCTGTTTGACGCCATCGCCGCGCACAATGCAGAGGTAAAGAAGGTTGTGTACATGTCGTCTCAGGCGGTCGGCGGCCCGTCTTCGGCCGGAAGGCCGGTGGCCGAGAGCGATCCGCCCAACCCGGTGACGGCCTACGGTCGGTCCAAGGCGGAAGGCGAAAAAGCGGCCCTGTCGTACAGGGACCGCCTGCACGTGGTCTCCATACGCCCGCCGGCGGTGTACGGTCCGGGCGATACGGAGATGTTTGCCTTGTTCAAAGCCGTGTACTGGCACCTGAAACCGTACATTGGAGATCTTGACCGGCGAATCCAGCTCGTGCACGTATACGATCTCTCACGGGGGGTCGTTCAAGCCGTTTCGTCCAGGACGCAAAGCGGCGCCGTCTACCACATCGCGGAAAACCGTTCGTACACCCTCAGGGAGTTGACGGCCGTGCTGGAACGCGCATCGGGCCGGCGGGCGCTGCCGCTTCGTCTGCCGTCGGGGGTCTTCAGACTTGCCGCGGCGGTCTCGGAGTTTGTTTTCAAGCTGGTCGGAGCCACGCCCATGGTGACACGGGACAAGACACGCGAACTGCTAGCCTCGTGGCAGGTCTCGACCGAGCGGGCGCGGGTGGACCTTGACTTCGAATCGGCCATCCCGCTCGAGCAGGGGGCAGGAGAAACGTATGGCTGGTATCTCAAACACGGATGGCTCTGA
- a CDS encoding zinc ribbon domain-containing protein — protein sequence MPLFEYRCNDCDGRFEELTSHETVAATCPHCRSENTTRLLSAFAAPSSSRLGLPSAGPPRCGGRFT from the coding sequence ATGCCTCTCTTTGAATACAGGTGTAATGACTGTGACGGGCGGTTCGAGGAGTTGACGTCGCATGAGACGGTGGCTGCCACTTGCCCGCACTGCCGATCTGAAAACACGACCAGGCTGTTGTCCGCCTTCGCGGCGCCTTCGAGTTCCCGTTTGGGGCTTCCGTCTGCGGGGCCGCCCCGCTGCGGCGGCAGGTTCACGTGA
- a CDS encoding OsmC family protein — protein MVTAKMSWTGGIRFKGIGAFGHEIVTDGGKAAGGNEEGYKPTELLLFGLAGCAGIDIVRILHKQRQELTGLDIEIIGHQNEDYPKPFHTIEVKFKARGKNLDPEKLAGAIELSEAKYCVVSQTVQNPGKVITSYEILAE, from the coding sequence ATGGTTACGGCAAAAATGAGCTGGACCGGGGGCATCAGGTTCAAAGGGATTGGAGCCTTCGGCCATGAAATCGTCACCGACGGGGGCAAGGCCGCAGGGGGCAATGAGGAGGGGTACAAGCCGACGGAACTGCTTCTGTTCGGCCTGGCCGGCTGTGCGGGGATCGACATCGTCCGAATCCTGCACAAGCAGCGGCAGGAGTTGACGGGACTTGATATCGAGATAATCGGCCATCAGAACGAGGATTATCCCAAGCCGTTTCATACGATCGAAGTGAAGTTCAAAGCCCGGGGTAAAAATCTCGACCCGGAAAAACTGGCCGGGGCAATAGAGCTTTCCGAGGCCAAGTACTGCGTGGTCAGCCAGACCGTGCAGAATCCGGGCAAGGTGATCACGAGCTATGAGATTCTGGCCGAATAG
- a CDS encoding SPFH domain-containing protein: MHAVELLLIVFGVLVFAVVISSIRIIRPYERGLVERLGKFQRTLDPGLNMIFPLTDRVIKVDMREVVIDVPPQLVITKDNVNVEVDGIIYCQVTDPFRSKYEIANYIVASTKLAQTNLRNVIGEMDLDECLSSRDQINSQLRDVMDQATDKWGVKVNRIELQRIDPPADITDAMSRQMKAERDKRATILEAEATRQADITRAEGHKLAQVLEAEGAAGAVRKKADAEMYRQETVAKGEAQAILTVFGAIHEGRPDNELITLRYLDVLPRLADGKASKIFLPYEASGMISALAAVVEGVSKDRGKGHPGPSASPTEATS, encoded by the coding sequence ATGCATGCCGTCGAACTGCTGCTAATTGTTTTCGGGGTGCTGGTATTCGCCGTGGTGATCTCGTCAATCCGGATCATCCGGCCCTACGAGCGCGGTCTCGTGGAGCGCCTGGGGAAGTTCCAGCGGACGCTTGACCCCGGTCTCAACATGATCTTCCCGCTGACCGACCGGGTTATCAAGGTGGACATGCGGGAGGTGGTGATCGACGTTCCGCCACAACTGGTCATCACCAAGGATAACGTCAACGTTGAGGTTGACGGTATCATCTACTGCCAGGTGACGGATCCGTTTCGCTCCAAGTATGAGATTGCCAACTACATTGTTGCGTCGACCAAGCTGGCTCAGACCAACCTGCGTAACGTAATCGGCGAGATGGACCTCGACGAATGCCTTTCGTCACGCGACCAGATCAACTCCCAGCTCCGCGACGTGATGGATCAGGCCACCGACAAGTGGGGCGTCAAGGTGAACCGGATCGAACTGCAGCGGATCGATCCCCCGGCCGACATCACCGACGCCATGAGCCGGCAGATGAAAGCCGAGCGCGACAAGCGCGCCACCATCCTTGAAGCCGAAGCGACCCGGCAGGCGGATATCACGCGTGCGGAAGGTCACAAGCTGGCCCAGGTTCTCGAAGCCGAGGGTGCCGCCGGGGCGGTGCGAAAGAAGGCCGACGCCGAGATGTATCGGCAGGAGACGGTGGCCAAGGGTGAGGCGCAGGCCATTCTCACCGTTTTCGGAGCCATCCACGAGGGCAGGCCGGACAACGAACTGATTACGCTGAGATACCTCGATGTGCTGCCGCGCCTGGCCGATGGGAAAGCCAGCAAGATCTTTCTGCCTTACGAAGCCAGCGGAATGATCTCAGCCCTGGCAGCCGTAGTGGAAGGCGTCAGCAAGGATCGCGGAAAAGGTCACCCCGGGCCGTCGGCATCGCCGACCGAGGCAACGAGCTGA